From a single Phocoena sinus isolate mPhoSin1 chromosome 1, mPhoSin1.pri, whole genome shotgun sequence genomic region:
- the LOC116763893 gene encoding LOW QUALITY PROTEIN: olfactory receptor 10R2-like (The sequence of the model RefSeq protein was modified relative to this genomic sequence to represent the inferred CDS: inserted 1 base in 1 codon; substituted 2 bases at 2 genomic stop codons), producing MHLLPFSLQVLAENLTMVTEFLLLCFSSLGEIQLVLFAVFLFLYLVILSGNVTIVSVILLDKSLHTPMYFFFSILSTSETFYTFVILPKMFINLLSVAKTTSFMCCAIQMFFFLGFAITYCLLLGVMGYDHYAAICQPLHYPILMSXQVCGKLEATCGIGGFLASLTVVYLVFSLPFCSANKVNHYFCDISPVIRLACTNTDVHEFVIFICGVLVLVVPVLFICVSYICIQRTILKSPSAXSLSTCASHLTVVIIHCGFASYIYLRPIANYVSKKDRLVMVTYTFVTPLLNPMVYSLRNKDVQVAVRKVLGKKXSLKLFN from the exons ATGCATTTACTTCCCTTTTCTTTGCAGGTCTTGGCAGAAAACCTCACCATGGTCACTGAGTTCCTGTTGCTGTGTTTTTCAAGCCTTGGTGAAATTCAGCTTGTCCTTTttgcagttttcctttttctgtaccTAGTCATTCTCAGTGGCAATGTCACTATTGTTAGTGTCATCCTCCTAGATAAAAGCCTCCACACACCAATGTACTTCTTCTTCAGCATTCTCTCAACATCAGAGACCTTCTACACCTTTGTCATCTTACCCAAGATGTTCATCAATCTCCTTTCTGTGGCCAAGACAACCTCCTTTATGTGTTGTGCCATCCAAATGTTCTTCTTCCTTGGTTTTGCTATTACCTACTGCCTGCTATTGGGAGTGATGGGCTATGATCATTATGCTGCCATTTGTCAACCTCTGCATTACCCTATCCTTATGAGTTGACAGGTGTGTGGAAAATTGGAAGCCACCTGTGGGATTGGTGGGTTCTTGGCCTCACTAACAGTAGTGTATTTAGTTTTCAGCCTTCCTTTCTGTAGTGCTAACAAAGTCAACCATTATTTCTGTGACATCTCACCAGTCATTCGTCTGGCTTGCACAAATACAGATGTTCATGAGTTTGTCATATTCATCTGTGGGGTTCTTGTACTTGTGGTCCCAGTTTTATTCATCTGTGTTTCTTATATCTGCATTCAGAGGACTATCCTGAAGAGTCCCTCTG TAAGCCTTTCCACCTGTGCCTCTCACCTCACTGTTGTTATTATTCACTGTGGTTTTGCTTCCTACATCTACCTGAGACCAATAGCAAACTATGTGTCCAAAAAGGACAGGCTGGTAATGGTGACATACACTTTTGTCACTCCATTATTAAACCCCATGGTATACAGTCTCAGAAACAAGGATGTCCAAGTTGCTGTTAGAAAAGTGTTGGGGAAGAAATGATccctaaaattatttaattga